Genomic window (Jeotgalibacillus haloalkalitolerans):
TGTATCGGTGTTTTCACAGGAGATGTGGGGGCATTATTGTCGCGGGGACAAGTATCTTTTAACATCAATCCTGCCCCTTCAGGAAATATGTATTTTCAACTATACCCGTTATTCCATGCGAGTTTTTTCGAAATGACTGGACACTTTTTTATGTTTTCGGTGCTGACATATCTGGTCTATATTAACTTCAAACAATTGCACCTGACTTTTTTGATTGCTTTGATTTTTGCTGTCACCACAGAACTGTTACAGCCCTTCTTCGGACGGGGCGCTGATCTGTATGATTTACTGGCTAACATGATTGGGATCTTTCTGGTGGTGTTTTTGATTGCAGCGGAGGCAGGGACAGACCCTGCCTCCAGTGGTGAGTAATGACGAGCGGAGACAGGGACAGACCCTGTCTTCGGAACATAAAAAAGGGTGGAGCTTATGTCACATAACATTGATTTTCAATATACATACACGTCAGGGGATAGCTGGGCTTCAGGATGTATCAGCACCGAACATCAAACATTTGAGTTTACATGTTCCTATCTATTCCATAATCCTTTTGAGGAACTACTAAATGCTGTCTATCAGATCGTACCGAACCTGGCTGCGTTTCCAAGGAAAGAAATTCATTTCACAATGCTGGATGAACCGCTTGAATATAGGTGGGAATTCAGATTAATAGATGATACACACGTGAGAATCAACATCTATGAAAAAGTGTACGACTCGAAAACAAAACTGGTTTTTCAGGACAATTGCAATTTATTCAGCCTCCTAAAGGCTCTAACAAAATGCATTGCTAATAATCCTGAACTCAGAGGAAATGAAAACATAGAACGGATTAATAAGGAGTTTAAAGTTTACTTGAAGAATGGCTGAGCGAAGGGAGGGACAGACCCTGCCTTCGCTCAAGACTGGAGAGAGCCATGAGAGAAAAGAAAATCCGAGGAAAGAAAAGAAAGACTAAGCAGATGCTCGCTTTTATGGAAGAAGCTACAGAATATTTTCCAACTGAATTTTACGGCGGCTACTGGAACTATCCGCTGCCGGTCGGTCAAAGCTTTATTACTTCAGATCAGATATCTTTTAAGATTAAAAGGTTATGTATGCAGACACTCATTGATAGAGCGTGGCATCTGGCGCAGCAAAAGCCTAAAGGGTATGATTTTTGCAGGGTGATTGCGTTTATTCATCGGACGGATTTGTGGCGGTCTGAAATCATCGTGTTTAAAGATGAAGATTACTATAGCAAATTCTTCGATCGGAACGGTGATGATTATAAATGGAGGAGACTCAATGATGAGCGGGATATTACGCGTGAACTGAATCTGTTGAAACCTGAATCGTTTCGCCCGATTGGATTTGATGAATTCATTATGGATGAGGACAAAAATGAAGTGCGGGGTGAAATTTGGGTAGTTGGAGAAATGGATTAGTGGAGCAGGGCGCGTTCTGCTTCTAAATTGTATATGAAAAAGGGGATCGATCAAATGAAAAAGGATTACATAAACTTTCTTGAAAAACATCTTGGCAAGATCCAGCATGGATGGGATAGCGATCAGGGAAACTATCAGATCGCCCGTTTTAACCACGTTCCACATGACGGAGCGATTACATTTACCACAGTCGGACTCAATCGATGCGTTCAGATAGATGAAACAGCGGGAACAAAGCTGTCTCAAGAGCTTGTATTTATATCAGATGAATCATTTGGAGAGCAGAACATTCCATCCATTATGATGCAAATCGCAGAAATGATCATAGATACGGGGAACATACTGCTTCAAGGAGAATTAATCGGTCCCCTACGGTAAAATGTTCGAAGGGACACTTATGGAAGCTGTCTACGTGACAAGCCCGGTTTATTTTAAAGAAGCGTTTTTCGTCTGTGTGGATGAACCAGGACTCGAAATCATCATGGCCTGGCTGATTCCAGTCACTGCCGAAGAGGCAGCGTTTATCAATCAATACGGCGGGGAAGCTTTCGAAGACCTACTAGAAAGAGAAGACCCTGATTTAACAGATCTGGGGAGAGTGAGTTTGGTTTGAATGGTGGGAGTGGAGGCAGGGACAGACCCTGCCTCCAGTGCCCACCGGTGGGGTAGCGAAGAGAGGGACAGACCCTGCCTTCGCTATTCACATTTACATTGTAACCATCCAGTTTAATGGTAAAATAGACACGGGGTAAAAAAGTAGTGTCGGAAAACCTATTAATCTTGAAGAAAGGAGGAGCTATGCAAAATAAGAAAATACTCAGTTACATATTAATTTCTATATGTACCATGCTTTCGTTATTGTTTTTCTATGAACCAATTTTTTTATTTGCTGGCAGGATGGAATTGAGTGTCCTGGTGGGGTTCGCAGCGATTGCATCTGGTTTATCGGGTATTCTGATGAGCCTGTCATCGCGCCGTGGTGCAGTGTTTGAGGCAATTCGAGAGTATTATCAGCAGGGCGATACTTCAGAAATGATTGCAGCGAGGAGAAAAATTTACAGTATTGAAGAAAAAGAAACGGTCACATATCTCGAAAATTCACGTGAATGGACAGAGGAACAGTCTCTTGCAGCAGCAGAGCTCTGCTCATTTTTTCATTTCTGGGGCATGATGGTCAGAAAAGGCTACCTCCCGCTCTGGATTTTTAAAAGTGCTTCAGGACCTTCAATTGTAAGACTGCATTATCTGCTTAATGACTTTATCAAACAGCGCCGCATCGAAAACAATACATACTACGCTCAGGATTTCGAATACCTTGCAGAGCAGATCAAACGCAAATATAAAATCTATTATCCGATACGGAGAAGGGGGAGGAAGAGGTAGAGCAGTGAAGGGAGGGACAGACCCTGTCTCCACTGGCCACCGCACAGGTAGCGAAGGGAGGGACAGACCCTGCCTTCACAAAACCCCCTGGAAAGGTTCACATCATATGAAAAAAATCATCATTATAACAATGATCGTTCTACTGGCATTGCCTTTTCTTTTTGTATTTGCACCATGGATTTTCACAGCGGCAATGTTGATAGGAATCTTTTTTCTCAGAACAAATTTCCCTCAAATCAAAGGAGCTGCCGGAGAGTGGATGGTGAATCAGAGGTTAAGCAAGCTTGGTCCGGAATATAGGACGTTTCATGATCTTTATGTACCAAAAGCTGATGGCGGAACGACTCAGGTGGACCATATTGTTACGTCGCCGTACGGCATTTTTGTGATCGAGACTAAGCATTATGACGGCTGGATTTTTGGCAGTGAGAAACAGAAATATTGGACACAGACCATATATAAAAGAAAAGAGAAGCTCTATAATCCGATATGGCAAAACTATGGGCATATCAAAGCGATTAAACATTACATAGATCAAGAAAAATCTAATCACATACACTCAATCATTGCATTCTCACAAAACTCCACATTTAAGTTTAAAGAAGAATTCCAGTCAGCCCGCGTGATTCAATTTCCGCAGCTTTTAGAGGTCATCCAGGAACATAAACTGGCAGTTATTGATGAAAATGATTTAAAAAGAATCAACGCAGCATTTAAACAACTGATCCTGACTGACAGAAAGCAAAAAAGGCATGTCAAAAAACAGCACGTTGATGATATCAAAAATCCTCACAATACAAAAACACAGAAAATAAAGCATGCGCCTGAAAAACCGGGCTGTCCTAAATGCGGTGCAGAACTTTCGATCAAAAGAGGAAAACACGGGTCTTTTTATGCCTGCACAACATATCCGGCGTGCCGGTTCACGAAGAGAGTCGGGTGAGGAGTGAAGGCAGGGACAGACCCTGCCTCCAGTGCCCACCGGCGGGATAGCGGAGAGAGGGACAGACCCTGCCTTCGCTCAAAAAAACAACATCACCACTGCAGCAGATTCTTCCCATTCCTGATACCTGACATATTGGATTGCAATTCTGATAAACCGGAACACTTCCTTCGTTATGTACCACAAAAAATTGAAGACAGTAACCAGCGCACCTATTCTCCAAAGAATAAATACAACCACTGAAAAGCATCCACCCGCGACATGCCTGGTGAAAATTGTCCCTAAAATGAAAACTAAAATACCGATCCCTACCCAAATCATTAAGCCCACTCCCTGAAACGTGATGAAAAAACTATTTAAATGGAATATAATAGAATATAAATCCGTATTAAAGTATATTACAGAATATAATAGAATGTATAGATGACGAATAGAAATAAATTCTCTTACTGGAAAAGGAGGGTTATTGTGATTAGAGGGATCAGTTTTAATATCCCAAACAAATATGGGAAGTTACTTGCGGATATATTAAACCCGATTGATCTTACACAATTCAATTGGCACAATGAAAACGAAGAGGCTTACTTAATCGTCAATGGTCAATTAGATCATGAACTTTTCTCCGAAAGTCCAAAGCAAATAGAGGGAAATGAACTTCAAAGAAGGATAGAAGACAATGAACATTATATAATATTTGCAGATTTAAAAGCCTTTCCTAGAGGAGAAAAGGCCCATAACATTGATACATATGAATCTTTTTTAGACAGTAATTGCCAAATGATTCTTCTAATTATTGACTGTGTTGATGTCACTATTTATTGCAAGGATAACGAAACATTAAGGTCACTTTATGAAAATGCACGAAGCAATCAGTTTGAAGACGTTCAGTATATAAGTGATGTGAACGACGGAAGAACCAGGCTGTCTGTGTGGTAGAGGAGTGAAGGGAGGGACAGACCCTGTCTCCAGTGCCCACCGGCGGGAGAGCGAAGGCAGGGACAGACCCTCCCTCCGCTTCCCGCTAACTCAAATCTGATATAATAAAATCACGATTTAGGGAGGTGACGCTATGAAAATTGGTGTAATTGGTTCAAGACAGTTCCTGAAGGATATAGAAAGACTGAAGGAAAAGTACCGTGAAGTCAGTTTTTATAAGTATTTGTACGAGTCTCCTGTTGAGGCTGAAGGCTTGATCAGGTCTGCTGAAGAGAGAATGGATGTCTGGCTGTTTTCAGGTGTGATTCCTTATTTTTATGCCCGTTCTGTTGTAAAGCGGAAGGGGTTATTGTATACATTTGCGCCGTTTACTGAAATTATGGTGACGCTTTCGTTGTTTAAGCTGTTTTATCAGGAAGGAATCACTATGAATAAGGTGTCGCTGGATTTGCCTGATCAGCGGACGATTCATGGGGTTTTAAATCAGCTCGGGGCTGATGATGAAGTTAAATTTGTGAAGGATTATGCATGGATTTATAAGGGATTACCGGAGCGGGATGCACTGGATCTGGATGAGTTTGTTGACTATCACAGGTCGTTATATGAATCCGGTGAAACGTTAATTGCTTTAACGAGTATACATGCTGTATATGACCGGCTGATTTCTCATGGAGTACCTGCGCGTTATATGATTCAGGCGGAGTCGGCTATTTTGGAGGGAATTGAAAGAGCGATTCAGATTGGTATGCTGGAGCAGGAGAAAAAATCTCAGGTTGCAGTGATCAGAATGGATGGCTCATATCAAGCGGTTCAGGATCCGTTTATTCGTTTACTCAATGGAACGGTTGCGCAGCATGAGAACAGTTGGAATCTGTATTCCACACGCGGAGCGGTAGAGGAGAAGTTTGATCCCATGCAACTGGTCAAAACGGGCGGTGTGCCTGTGATCGGGATCGGATTTGGACAGACACTCCGGCGGGCAGAGTTGCATGCACATGATGCATTACAGTACGCAAAAAAGCATCAGGGTAACGGTCCGGCTGTTTATGTATTGAATGATAAGGACGTTTTATCAGAATGGAAGGCTGAACATAACGTGCAAATAAAGGTGAAATCGGATTCTGAAGACGTCATGCGAATTGCTGAAGAAATTGATCTCTCTGCCAAAGCGGTCCATCTGTTTCTATCATTTATTACCGATGGAGATGCCCCGGCTTTTACTGCAAATGATTTTGCCGCTTACACAGGAAAATCCAGAAGGTCTGCTGAGAGGATGATTAAAAAGTTCGTGGAATATCAATATATCCGGCATGCCGGTACTGAGCGACCATATGATCAGGGAAGACCGAGAGCAGTCTACCGGGCAACAGAAAAACTCTTAAGTTATGTTGACTAGATGAAATTTTCAGATTATTATAATGTATAATAAACGACAAAATAACGACAAAAAGAGGGTGCAATCATGAAGATTATTGAAGCGAACATATGGGGGATCCATCTTCCTCTTAGTGAACCATTTGTCATATCCTATGCGACATTTCCGCACATGCCTTCTATTATTCTGGAACTAAAAACAGATAATGGACTTAGCGGATTTGGTGAGGCTGTACCTGATGAGCATGTAACAGGGGAGTCTTTTGAAGGAGCATACGCGCTTTTAAAGCATATGCTGATCCCTGAAGTGATGGGCGAATCACCTTTTAACATTGAGCGGATCCATCAGAAAATGAATGACAGACTGATACATAACCCTTCAATTAAAGCAGCGGTTGATATCGCCTGCTATGACTTAATGGGAAAAGCAGCAGGTTTGCCGGTATATGATCTGATCGGCGGGAGAGCGCACGACAGGCTCACCTATCCAAAGGTTATTTCAATCGGGACACCGGAAAAAATGGCAGCACAGTGTACAGAGGCACTGAATGCGGGGTATGAAGAATTGAAAATCAAATTGAGCGGAGATGTACAGGCAGATGTGCAGCGCTTGCATACGATTCGTCAGACAGTAGGGGACCAGGTGCCGATCCGGGTGGATGTGAATCAGGGCTGGAAAACAGTTGATCAGGCAAAACGTGCGCTGTCACAGCTTATATCACTTGATCTGGACTGGATTGAACAGCCGCTTGCCCCGCATGAATTTGATGCCATGAATGAACTGAAGTCTTTCTCGGTCATTCCGCTGATGCTTGATGAAAGTGTTGTGAGTGAGACAGATCTGAACAGGGCAATCGTGGCACGTGCAGCGGATAAAATCAATATTAAGCTGATGAAATGCGGGGGAATCTATCCTGCTGTTCACATGGCAAAAACAGCAGAAGCAGCAGGGCTCACCTGTCAGATCGGTTCAATGGTGGAATCCTCAATCGGTTCAGCGGCAGGATATCACGCAGCAATGGCAAGAAAAAATATTTCCAGTACTGAGCTCACAGGTCCACTGCTGTTCTCAAAAGATGTTGGTAATCTGACATATCAGATCCCTGAAGTAGTGCTCACAGGACAGCCTGGTCTTGGCATTGAGATTGATCGCTCCGTGCTGCAGGATTTGAGTGTTAAATATGATGAGATAAAGGGGGATATCACATGAGTGAAAAGAAAAAGAAATTTCCGATTCCACATACGTATGCCATT
Coding sequences:
- a CDS encoding suppressor of fused domain protein, translated to MFEGTLMEAVYVTSPVYFKEAFFVCVDEPGLEIIMAWLIPVTAEEAAFINQYGGEAFEDLLEREDPDLTDLGRVSLV
- a CDS encoding NERD domain-containing protein, whose translation is MKKIIIITMIVLLALPFLFVFAPWIFTAAMLIGIFFLRTNFPQIKGAAGEWMVNQRLSKLGPEYRTFHDLYVPKADGGTTQVDHIVTSPYGIFVIETKHYDGWIFGSEKQKYWTQTIYKRKEKLYNPIWQNYGHIKAIKHYIDQEKSNHIHSIIAFSQNSTFKFKEEFQSARVIQFPQLLEVIQEHKLAVIDENDLKRINAAFKQLILTDRKQKRHVKKQHVDDIKNPHNTKTQKIKHAPEKPGCPKCGAELSIKRGKHGSFYACTTYPACRFTKRVG
- a CDS encoding DUF4760 domain-containing protein, translated to MSVLVGFAAIASGLSGILMSLSSRRGAVFEAIREYYQQGDTSEMIAARRKIYSIEEKETVTYLENSREWTEEQSLAAAELCSFFHFWGMMVRKGYLPLWIFKSASGPSIVRLHYLLNDFIKQRRIENNTYYAQDFEYLAEQIKRKYKIYYPIRRRGRKR
- a CDS encoding VanZ family protein; translation: MKKLMLTVWMLLICIGVFTGDVGALLSRGQVSFNINPAPSGNMYFQLYPLFHASFFEMTGHFFMFSVLTYLVYINFKQLHLTFLIALIFAVTTELLQPFFGRGADLYDLLANMIGIFLVVFLIAAEAGTDPASSGE
- a CDS encoding DUF3916 domain-containing protein, coding for MREKKIRGKKRKTKQMLAFMEEATEYFPTEFYGGYWNYPLPVGQSFITSDQISFKIKRLCMQTLIDRAWHLAQQKPKGYDFCRVIAFIHRTDLWRSEIIVFKDEDYYSKFFDRNGDDYKWRRLNDERDITRELNLLKPESFRPIGFDEFIMDEDKNEVRGEIWVVGEMD
- a CDS encoding DUF2691 family protein, whose protein sequence is MIRGISFNIPNKYGKLLADILNPIDLTQFNWHNENEEAYLIVNGQLDHELFSESPKQIEGNELQRRIEDNEHYIIFADLKAFPRGEKAHNIDTYESFLDSNCQMILLIIDCVDVTIYCKDNETLRSLYENARSNQFEDVQYISDVNDGRTRLSVW
- a CDS encoding mandelate racemase/muconate lactonizing enzyme family protein; amino-acid sequence: MKIIEANIWGIHLPLSEPFVISYATFPHMPSIILELKTDNGLSGFGEAVPDEHVTGESFEGAYALLKHMLIPEVMGESPFNIERIHQKMNDRLIHNPSIKAAVDIACYDLMGKAAGLPVYDLIGGRAHDRLTYPKVISIGTPEKMAAQCTEALNAGYEELKIKLSGDVQADVQRLHTIRQTVGDQVPIRVDVNQGWKTVDQAKRALSQLISLDLDWIEQPLAPHEFDAMNELKSFSVIPLMLDESVVSETDLNRAIVARAADKINIKLMKCGGIYPAVHMAKTAEAAGLTCQIGSMVESSIGSAAGYHAAMARKNISSTELTGPLLFSKDVGNLTYQIPEVVLTGQPGLGIEIDRSVLQDLSVKYDEIKGDIT